In Anaerolineales bacterium, the DNA window CTGTAGTCAAACCAGTCGTCCTCGGACTTGAAACCGACGAGCAACCCCGCCGGCTTCCCGTGCCGAGTAATCACAATCTCCTCCCTCTCTGCCTGTCGCAGGAGCCTAGAGAGATCATTCTTGACCTCATGCAGGGGAACTCGCTTCATCTCACTTCCCTACCCTTCCCAACCAGTCGGCTGCACCGGATTTCGGCACAATGGCTAGCACCTCAACTTGACGCTCAATCACGTCGTAGAACACCCTGAAGTCGCCCACTCTCAATCGGTACTGCGGCTTGGATACGCCGCGCAGTCGCTTGATCCGGCTCCGTGAGGTGGCAGCTGGTGTATGTCGAAGGTGAGCCTCGATTGCCTCGACGACCTCTGACCGTTGAGTTGCAGGCAACTGCCGCAGATCCTCAACCGCTTCAGCCGCCAGGATGATCTCGTGCCACATTCTGGCTATATTATAGCCATATTGGAAGGGACGTCAAGGCTCGGAAGACGCCGATGCGCCTAACGGCCTCGAGCTAAGCTGCCCGGCGGAAGCGGGCAGACTCCGCCTGATTGTCGCGCATGCCAGCGGGCCAGGCACCCTACCCTATCCGCCAGCCCGCCGGGTCAGCCTCAGCGAGTTGTTAGGCGCAGCAACAAGGCAACTGGGCACTGAAGTGATACTCGAGTGTCTCACCCGGGCGCAAGAAGGCTCGAGACGTGGGTCATCGGAGCGGTGTGCGATTGGAAGGAGCCTTGAAGCGAACGGTGTAGTTGAACAGGTCACCACCCTCTGCATCGAGCAAGAAACCAGACTCGGTGACTGTACGAATTGTCGTCCTCCTCAACGGATAGTCGGGGTCAGGCAGGAATTCGGTGACTGCCAGCATCCCTTCCGGCCTTAGAACTCGCATGATCTCCTGCAACGCCCTCTTCCTATTGGGGATCTCCTCCAATACGGTGATAAGGAGAACCAGGTCCAGCGACTTGTCCTTGAACGATAGCTCAGTGGCACTGCCAAGGACGAGCGATGTGTTGTGGATGTCCCGGTTCTCATCTCTGGCCAACTTGGCGCCGAGCTGCCTCAGCATCCTGGGCTGGATGTCCAGGGCGTACAGTCTGCCTTGGTCGCCAACCTGCCTTGCCGCGAACGTGGTGTAGCCGCCGCTTCCACACCCTATCTCCAGCACTGACATGCTTCGTGTGACCCCGCTGCGGTTCAGAAGCTCTTCGGGGGGTTGCATTCTTCTGCGTAGATCACTATCAAGGAAGTAGCCGACGAAGAACGGGGCGGGGAAGTGCACAAACCGCCTCAAGATGCGCACTCCAATTAGAACCATGAACACCAAGTAGCCGGCGATGGCGCCGATGATGATAAGAAGGGGTCTGAGAAGCGATTGCCAGTCGGCTTGCGTCATGGACTGGTGTGCACGCGGAATGCCGTCCTTCTTCTCCAAGCACGAAGCGGTTCAACGCGGCTCGGCAGGATCTGAGCAGATGGACGCTGCGCCTAACGGATGCGAGCTAAGCCGCTCGGCGGCTCGGGCGTGGGTCCTTCATTCTAGGGCAACTCTCGAGGCAAAGGACCACTGCCTTTCCGTTCGCCAGCCGGGTCTGCATCAGCGAGTTGTTACGCGGCGTAACGGGACCTCGGCTACTTGCGGGCGATAGCTTCGGCTTCAAGGAAGGACCGATGAAAGCCAGAGAGTTGCGCTCCGAGTATTGAGGGTTCCGCTCCCTTGGAGAAGGATGCCTCGAGACGGATTTGGTTGGGCAAGTCTGGACTCTGGAAGAAGAAGATGATGTTGTATCCGTTTGCACCTGTAACCAGGTATCTTGCGTACTCGTGGTCGAACTCTTTGAGTGTCTTGCACTTGGAGACCTTGAAGGCGGGTAGGTCGGTCTTCTTCTGATGTGAATAGTTGTGGTGGATCTGAAACTCGCACTCAT includes these proteins:
- a CDS encoding type II toxin-antitoxin system Phd/YefM family antitoxin, with the translated sequence MKRVPLHEVKNDLSRLLRQAEREEIVITRHGKPAGLLVGFKSEDDWFDYRLESDPRFQERVASARRGLRAGEGIRLEDV
- a CDS encoding type II toxin-antitoxin system RelE/ParE family toxin, which gives rise to MWHEIILAAEAVEDLRQLPATQRSEVVEAIEAHLRHTPAATSRSRIKRLRGVSKPQYRLRVGDFRVFYDVIERQVEVLAIVPKSGAADWLGRVGK
- a CDS encoding methyltransferase domain-containing protein, with protein sequence MEKKDGIPRAHQSMTQADWQSLLRPLLIIIGAIAGYLVFMVLIGVRILRRFVHFPAPFFVGYFLDSDLRRRMQPPEELLNRSGVTRSMSVLEIGCGSGGYTTFAARQVGDQGRLYALDIQPRMLRQLGAKLARDENRDIHNTSLVLGSATELSFKDKSLDLVLLITVLEEIPNRKRALQEIMRVLRPEGMLAVTEFLPDPDYPLRRTTIRTVTESGFLLDAEGGDLFNYTVRFKAPSNRTPLR